In Tachysurus fulvidraco isolate hzauxx_2018 chromosome 5, HZAU_PFXX_2.0, whole genome shotgun sequence, the genomic stretch TAACCACCAGATGGCAGCAGTTATATTTCCCGCTGCACAAACATTCACGATTTCGCATAAGAAGAAAAGCggtttttctttaaaatggcTGCCTCTCAGAGACCAAGTGCACTTAGTACTCTGTCGAAGCCCCTATTTCACACTCAGTGTAGTGCACGTGCGAAGGCAGCAGTGAGTGGATTGGAACACAGCCTGTGTTTATTATTCAAACTTGAGAGTTCAAACTTGTGCGtgtttttattgaaaatgtCATTTCTTTTATAGCTTAGTGCAAATAAATAAGTGCTggagttaaatatatatatatattcttatacACGGTAAGTCGGTTTAAATTAGTCAATAGTTCATAGTTTACTTCCTCAATTAGCAGATTAGCACAATTAGCATTTAGCTTTGTTGTTAATAAACATCCTTGTAAACAACTGCTACAGTGGCACAGAGTATCATATGATAATGAATAAGATTTGTGTCCGTTTATTGCACAAAACAACCACCTTCACCTTGGGCTGTAGGTCAGGATGGTACTAAACTCCCTGAGAGcacacagtacatatacacGTGTAGAAGAGTAAAGACATTGTGTACATTGTGCTGAAAAGATGTTCAGGGAGCATATTGTGAATAAGGATCATGTGATGATCAAGGGACAGGATTTTTGATCTCAACAACACTCATGTGACACACGGGTCGGATTATCTGTTAAAGCAAAGAGTATAGTTTGGTTTTAGGAGGTATAATGTGTAGGATGTCCAATTGGGATCATTCACAACATCAGAAAGGAAGTCACACATGCAGAAAAGTCTAAGTGCAATTAGAGCATGTGTCTTAtgtggatggaaggaaggaaaagatagatagatagatagatagatagatagatagatagatatttcaTTCAGCCAGAGTGGAATTGAGCAGCTTTGGGAAACCTCTCCTTTATCTTCAAATTAATGACACTGATATGcatattattagcagtagtagtggtGTTATGCTTATTTGTAGTTAGATGGCCCAGAAATGATTATGGTTTGAATTAAAACTCTTAttctttgttaaaaataatgCTGGTGCAATCAGGAGATTAGCTTGATCTTCAGATCTTCAGTGTTTATTTGCAGTCTTGTTGGTTCTTCAGCTCAGCTGTTTGACCATCATAACTATATCCTGGGAAAGACTTTGCTTTCTTGCTTAtgtagagaggagagaagatgtGTTGTCacatttaacattaatgttCAGAGATAAATGCAAATGAACCTAAAACGTTAGCAGATGCTCGAGAGGTAAATAATTAAGGCAAATATTGCTTCACATTATCTTATCTGTTTTCCCTCAAAGatttattctaaataaaagtCCTCACAATGGAGGTATTGGCACAGCTCTGTCGGCGCAAAGCATGTACACTGATGCCCAGCTTTCTGAGCCAAGCATACAGAAGGAGTCACCACTGCCATCCACAAGCATCACAGTGCTCTGCTCGCATTTCCACCAAACCACTGACTCCCATACCTCTGGTATCAAGGCTGTTCCAGCCCTCGAACCTCCGTGAAGGCCAGGATATGGGGGATATGACCTGCCGCAGCCAGAGGCTGATGCTGAAGGCTGGCCTTATTCACAGCTGCAACTCAGGCTGCTTCTACTACCTTCCTACTGCCCTGCGCTCCATGGAGAAGCTAGTGAGACTCATTGATGAGGAAATGCAAGCTATTGGTGGGCAGAAAGTGGACATGCCAGCTCTGTGTGGAGCTGAGCTCTGGAAGCGGAGCGGGCGCTGGGAGCTCATGGGGAAGGAGATGTTCAGACTGCGGGATCGACACAATGCTGAGTACTGTCTCGGCCCGACGCACGAGGAGGCAGTGACGGATCTGCTGGCGTCTCAGAGTATGTTGTCTTATAAACAGCTGCCACTGCTGCTTTATCAGGTATCAACTTCAGAATGGACCTTCTTTCTGGTATACTTTCTGTTGTATTTTGTAGGCTTCATGCAGGTTTTGATTTTTGCAGGTCACCCGGAAATTCCGTGATGAACAGAAGCCGAAGTTCGGATTGCTCCGGGGCCGAGAGTTCTACATGAAAGACATGTACTCCTTCGACATCAGCGAGGAAGCTGCTCTGCTCACCTACCGCTCCGTGTGCCATGCCTACGCTCGCCTGTTTGACCGTCTTGGGCTGAAGTTTGCACAGGTGCAGGCTGCTACTGGTAATATCGGAGGAACGCTCTCACATGAGTTTCATCTGCCAGCTGATATAGGAGAAGACCGTCTGCTTATGTGTGGGAATTGTGGCTTCTCCGCTAACGTCGAAACAGTGGAAGCGGGTCAGATCGACTGCCCTCAGTGCCACACATCTCATCTCACCGAGTCAAAAGGCATTGAACTGGGACATACTTTTTATCTTGGAACAAAATATTCCAAAGTGTTTAATGCCACGTTTGTTAATGCTCAGAACAAGCCTTCATTGACCGAGATGGGCTGTTTTGGCCTAGGTGTTAATCGCATCCTTGCTGCATCCATTGAGGTGCTCTCCTCTGAGGACTACATTCGCTGGCCTGGGATTCTTGCGCCTTATCAAGTGTGCATCCTCCCCCCTAAAAAGGGCAGCAAAGCCAGTGAAGCAGTCCACTTGGCAGAGGAACTTGCACAAAGCTTAGGCAACAGCTTACCAAATCTAAAAGGAGAGGTGGTTCTGGATGACAGAACCCACTTGACCATTGGGAAGCGGATAAAAGATGCTAACATGCTGGGTTACCCGTATGTGGTGGTGGTTGGGCATAAGGCCATGGAAGAGCAGCCTGTGTTTGAGGTGGTGTGTCAGAGTAGTGGGGAGACCACGTTCCTCAGTAAAGACGCTCTGATGCACTTTTTGTCTGGAGTCGAGACAGTCTAACAATATTGAATTCTCTACAGTTTCAAGCTTTTCATGTGTCCAGTACGATCTGAATCGAGTGTGCTGGGAATATCTAAAGCTCTGCAGGGAAGTGTGCCTCCAGGACTAGAGTGAAGAAACTGTGATATATCTGAGCTACTTTGAGGCGTGTAACTGATCTGAAACACGAGCGAGCATTTAATACAGAGAAGGTTTTTTTTGGTATTGATATGGCAGAATGCATCAACATGTATCGCTTCTACTGATAATAATCTTCTTTTAATAAAGCTGATCTGTTtatactgaaaaaaatatacatttgatTACATTTCTTTGAAAAATAGgcatacatttttcattttgcatCTTCTCTGGAGAGTGTTGGTAACAGTAACAGGCTTCATCATGTGGATTTTGTCATGAGATACAACAATAGTacgattttttttgtttgtttatgatctTTCTTGATTTCGCTTTTCCTTGAttcttcttttctatttttcatcCTTCAAAAGCATTCACGAGTCTTTTTGTATTCCAGTGAGGTAATCTGCATTCAGTACTAATTGCTTTGTAAGACTATGACATGTATGAAATATTATACCCTCTCTTTGCCCATTGCCAGTGTGTTATTCCTGGCCAGGGAACCGATCCATCCACAGTGCGgtttaactctcagtgctggtcccaaaACCGGAACAAATGGGAGGGATGTGTCAGAAAGGGCAGCGGCATAAAACCTGAACCAAATCGAATACGCAGATCAGATGAACTACTGTGGCGAGCCCTAATGGCAGTGGGTCTGGATGTATTGTCATTTCTTAAGTTCTCGCCATTTCTCTAACTTgagttttaaacaaatttagaaAACCGTCTGTTTTTCCACAGTTACATATTACTTTATGCTtttcttgctttgtttttttgcttgcttCTTAACTAACTACACCAAGTAACTAACTACATGTAACTTCCTATAGCATGTAACTACCTATAGCATGTAACTACCTATAGCATGTAACTACCTATAGCATGTAACTAACTACACCAAGTAACTAACTACAACATGTAACTTCCTATAGCATGTAACTACCTATAGCATGTAACTACCTATAGCATGTAACTACCTATAGCATGTAACTACCTATAGCATGTAACTACCTATAGCATGTAACTAACTACAGCATGTAACTACCTATAGCATGTAACTACCTATAACATTTAACTACCTATAGCATGTAACTACCTATAGCATGTAACTACCTATAACATGTAACTACCTATAGCATGTAACTACCTATAGCATGTAACTACCTATAGCATGTAACTACCTATAGCATGTAACTACCTATAACATGTAACTACCTATAACATGTAACTACCTATAACATGTAACTACCTATAACATGTAACTACCTATAACATGTAACTACCTATAGCATGTAACTACCTATAACATGTAACTACCTATAACATGTAACTACCTATAACATGTAACTACCTATAGCATGTAACTACCTATAACATGTAACTACCTATAACATGTAACTACCTATAGCGTGtataattctaatattatgTATCTTTGCTTTATGCCCTACGATCCTGTATAGCAGTTTTCCCAGCCATGTCCGGGAGGACTGTAAATATACTCCACACCACACGGTGGCGCTAAACATCTTCAGCAGGGTCGCAAACTCACTCGAGAGTCGCGTTAGTGTGACTTGAGTCCGTGACGCCAGTTCCCGGAAGTAGCGGGACGCACATGTGTTTACTAACTGTATAAACGCTGCAGCGTGCTggctgtgtgcatgtgtgatgttCAGTCTGTATGTGTGATGTTCAGTCTGTATGTGTGATGTTCAGTCTGTATGTGTGATGTTCAGTCTGTATGTGGGTTAAAGTCTAGTTTATAATGCGGTAAACTGGGTCAGGGCTTTGTCATTAAATAGTACAACATAGGAAACAACACTGATGGCTTCACAGGTCAGAGAGGAGGACAGTGATGATGGTATGGACGAGTTTATGGACAAATTTAAGGcccataaatacaaaaatgcgtTCAGTGAAAACAACTGGGAGGAGGTGAGAAGTGTCTAACAGCTGTTTGttaaataatacagaatatGATATTAATGTTTTGCATAATAGATTCCCATAcatgtatatacgtgtgtgtacatatgtgtatgtatatgtgtgttatatatatgtgtgtatgtgtaataaatatatatatatatatatatatatatatatatatatatatataccatttAAAGGTTGTTATTAACTGATTTAGTACATCACCGGTTATATTCACAAACCTAACTGTGATAATCTTGCATCCTAGGAGTTTGATAAAGTCCCCATGTTCATGAAGTCAGCTCCAGAAGACATAGACCCTGTTAAGCACCCTGATCTTGCCTGTCTTCAGTCCATTATACATGATGATGACCGACCACCTGAGGGTATGAGATAGTCCTTGCTGCAGAACCAAAAGACCAAGGGTGGATCTGGACCTGATCCAACACCTTCTGTATTTCTAAACTAACCATTAACACCAACCAACACtgctaaatatatttacatcCCCTAACTTTGGGCTTCTCAGACAGGAGGTGCTGGATCAGGTCAGACTTCGCCCCTGGACTATCCTCTTTAATCAGCTTCTCAGGCTAATATAATTAAGTCAAAGTGTGActtaaaatgtttcaaatatacagtacatcattttACTCTACTTCCTCCCCTACAGAGCAAGCAAAGAGTCTAAAGGACGAGGGCAATGAGTACTTTAAGGAAAAGAACTATAAGAAAGCCATTGTGTCCTACACAGCAGGCCTGAAAAAGAACTCTGCTGACTCAGACCTAAACACTATCCTTTATACTAATCGTGCTGCGGCCCACTTTCATCTAGGTGAGGATATTTTTCTTATAGCAGGTGCTTTCTTGGTCATGTGTGGCACTGGGGAAAGCTACAGCCTGGGACAAATTTAAGGAAAAAGCAACGTAAAATTATTTGGTAAACTGTTGAACCACTGCAGTCTACTTGAACaagttcagtgtagtgcagtgtgtgtatcctACAAGTTTCTGGAAGTATTCTGGACAAATTAGCATTGTTCTTTTAAAAGATGCTCACTCGTTCaatcagtgtgtttataatggTAATGGACAGCGTTCAATTGGTGTTCGAAAGGGCTGAGATCTGACTAAGGCTTAAGTAtatgattaattatttttattatgattttcaATCATTCAGTGAGCGCTTGTGCCATGTGGATATCCTATCAAGGGAATTCCTGGGTGAGATCACTTCCatcaagaaagaaaagattcaGCATAGTGTAAATGTGTTCAGTCAGAAAAGTGGATGCAAACCAGCACCGCCATGTTATGACAGTCagttttccttttgtttttcaccTGTCTGTATACTCATTTGGTTTGTCTGCTTTGATCCTAAACACAAAGTCAAACACTGAAATGTGCTGAAAAGGAAATGACATTTAGCAGTTATAGAGGATTTACAgcagtaaaataatatttataccatGACTggatttttttgatttttttattttttcaccttTTGTAGGAAATATGAGATCAGCTTTGAATGATGCAACTGCTGCACGGAAACTGAAACCCGGCCACATTAAAGCCGTCATCAGAGGTGAATAGCAAGAACAATATAGAACAATAAcgtatacattttaaatataaatgatgtttttgacaaataaaaattgctACTTAATCATGTATCTAGTAATTACATAAAAATctctaagctgtgtgtgtgtgtgtgtgtgtgtgtgtgtgtgtgggtaggaGCCCAGTGCTGTATAGAGCTGTGTAATTATGCAGATGCATTGCAGTGGTGTGATGAAGGCCTCAGGGTTCAGCCTACTGATAAGAAACTCTTAGAGCTCAGATCTACTGCAGATAAACAGAAGGTAGGCAGATCTAAGACTAGCAATACACAAATAATTAATCTAAATGAAAATATTCACCCTATAAATGAGTTGACCCGTATACACAGTACACTTATTTCCTGTCTCTCCTTTGTCTTTgtatacatttatggcatttggcagatgcccttatgcAGAGTGATTTgcgtttaatttcattttattcaattgagcaattgatggttaggggtcttgctcaggggcccagctgtggcagcttggtggactctATTCAAACTCGCAACCTTCCAATCGGTGgtaaacaccttaaccacaaggctCCCGCATCTCCCTGTCTGAGATCTAATTGCTACGATTTGTGTCTTTCAGAGAGCAGCAGAGCGAGATGCCAGAAAGGCTAAAGCTAAAGCGAGAAAGCAGCAGGACGAGAGAGGAGCACTGTTGGCTGCTATTAAGGTAAAGTGTATAATATACATTACTTTAAGCACAAGTCACTTTGTGAAACAGTTGAAATTGATGGAGATGCTGTTTGGACCAGGAGCGTGGAATTAGGCTTCTAAAAGCTGAGAAGGGTCACCACAGGGGCTCTGACAGAGAGGAGGATGATGCTGACGATGGATCCACTTCAGCTATGGCAGAGTTGAGTCTGGATGGACTGAGCTCTCAGGAAGCCACTGGAGCACAGGTGTACATGGATGAGCAGGGTGCCCTCCACTGGCCTGTGCTGTTCCTTTACCCTGagcacagacagactgactttATCTCAGCCTTCTGTGAAAACTCCAGGTCAGGATTCATCACTTatacttttgtatttatttaagtatagTGCAATCTGACACCAGAAAGGGAAGGGaaaggatgtggtagctcaatggttaaggtgttggactactaatcgggaaggttgtgagtttgaatcccagggctaccaagctgccactcctgcgcccctgagcaaggcccttaaccctcaattgctcagctgtataaataagagaaatgtaagttactctggataatGGCATCTGCCaaacaatgtaaaatgtaaatagtgCAATTCTAAACCATTTCTTTTCTATATCTGTGTACTATATGGTGAAATAGTgtaagtatgtaacctaattttaaaaagatgtcTGT encodes the following:
- the pars2 gene encoding probable proline--tRNA ligase, mitochondrial — encoded protein: MEVLAQLCRRKACTLMPSFLSQAYRRSHHCHPQASQCSARISTKPLTPIPLVSRLFQPSNLREGQDMGDMTCRSQRLMLKAGLIHSCNSGCFYYLPTALRSMEKLVRLIDEEMQAIGGQKVDMPALCGAELWKRSGRWELMGKEMFRLRDRHNAEYCLGPTHEEAVTDLLASQSMLSYKQLPLLLYQVTRKFRDEQKPKFGLLRGREFYMKDMYSFDISEEAALLTYRSVCHAYARLFDRLGLKFAQVQAATGNIGGTLSHEFHLPADIGEDRLLMCGNCGFSANVETVEAGQIDCPQCHTSHLTESKGIELGHTFYLGTKYSKVFNATFVNAQNKPSLTEMGCFGLGVNRILAASIEVLSSEDYIRWPGILAPYQVCILPPKKGSKASEAVHLAEELAQSLGNSLPNLKGEVVLDDRTHLTIGKRIKDANMLGYPYVVVVGHKAMEEQPVFEVVCQSSGETTFLSKDALMHFLSGVETV
- the ttc4 gene encoding tetratricopeptide repeat protein 4 produces the protein MASQVREEDSDDGMDEFMDKFKAHKYKNAFSENNWEEEFDKVPMFMKSAPEDIDPVKHPDLACLQSIIHDDDRPPEEQAKSLKDEGNEYFKEKNYKKAIVSYTAGLKKNSADSDLNTILYTNRAAAHFHLGNMRSALNDATAARKLKPGHIKAVIRGAQCCIELCNYADALQWCDEGLRVQPTDKKLLELRSTADKQKRAAERDARKAKAKARKQQDERGALLAAIKERGIRLLKAEKGHHRGSDREEDDADDGSTSAMAELSLDGLSSQEATGAQVYMDEQGALHWPVLFLYPEHRQTDFISAFCENSSFIDHLALMFGEELPPWDTDKKYQPTNLKLFFEDHKNGHLYEVAQQASLLDVLQSPGCSVKAGTPSFIILVKGSLFCKQFLSGKKVHRLE